In the Pyrococcus kukulkanii genome, one interval contains:
- a CDS encoding 50S ribosomal protein L16, whose translation MALRPAKIDRYVDKPAYTRREYIRGAPGPKITIFDMGNPAGDFEFEVALHTAEPVQIRQNALEAARQQVNRYLQKNVGRSNYHFKIRVYPFQVLRENPMATGRKADRYGNGMRRPFGKPIGLAARLKRDQKILSIRVNRQHLKFAIEGARRAAMKFPCKCYYRIYDKEGNDVTTKILSQGL comes from the coding sequence ATGGCTCTAAGGCCCGCTAAGATCGATAGGTACGTTGACAAGCCCGCTTACACAAGAAGGGAATACATTAGGGGAGCTCCCGGTCCAAAGATAACGATATTTGACATGGGGAACCCTGCAGGTGATTTTGAGTTCGAGGTTGCCCTCCACACCGCTGAACCTGTTCAGATAAGGCAGAATGCCCTTGAAGCTGCAAGACAGCAGGTCAACAGGTACCTCCAGAAGAACGTCGGTAGGAGTAACTACCACTTCAAGATAAGGGTTTACCCATTCCAAGTCCTTAGGGAAAATCCAATGGCTACCGGAAGGAAAGCTGATCGTTACGGTAACGGAATGAGGAGGCCCTTTGGAAAGCCCATAGGGCTCGCCGCAAGGCTCAAGAGGGATCAAAAGATACTCAGCATTAGGGTTAACAGGCAACACCTTAAGTTCGCTATCGAGGGTGCAAGGAGGGCAGCAATGAAGTTCCCATGCAAGTGTTATTACAGGATTTACGATAAGGAAGGAAATGACGTAACGACAAAGATACTTTCCCAGGGTCTCTGA
- a CDS encoding 6-pyruvoyl trahydropterin synthase family protein, protein MKTRLIVKTSFDAAHAVKIGSDWEELHGHTFFLEVVVEGPIKHGYIIDFVKLRKIIEGITKELDHKNLNKIFDNPTTENIALWLADKIKEKLPDNVILRRLILWEGSDYGVELEW, encoded by the coding sequence ATGAAGACGAGGTTGATCGTTAAGACAAGCTTCGACGCTGCTCATGCTGTTAAAATAGGTAGCGATTGGGAGGAGCTACATGGCCACACGTTCTTCTTAGAAGTTGTTGTTGAAGGGCCAATAAAGCACGGTTATATAATAGACTTTGTAAAGCTCAGGAAAATCATCGAGGGGATAACCAAGGAGCTTGATCATAAGAATCTGAATAAGATCTTTGACAATCCAACGACCGAGAACATAGCTCTATGGCTTGCGGATAAAATAAAGGAGAAGCTGCCCGATAATGTTATTTTAAGGAGGTTAATTCTCTGGGAAGGAAGTGATTATGGGGTGGAGCTGGAGTGGTAA
- a CDS encoding 7-carboxy-7-deazaguanine synthase QueE — MVKVILAEVFNSWQGEGGSVPGSAFGKRQIFVRFAGCDLRCRWCDSRKYIDASRVSRWRYEIEPFTGRFEYKPNPASLEDVERIIIRLDTGDIHSISYTGGEPTLQINALKALMTRMKELGFDNFLETHGGLPEAIREVADITDYASVDIKDESAKAAKDWRGLVLREVESIRILKDAGAEVYAKLVVTNETKLENVRWYAELLKGLAPLAIQPKEPIDISMIKLMDIYRVAAEILGKKNVGLSFQVHKYLNVL; from the coding sequence GTGGTAAAGGTTATTCTAGCAGAGGTCTTTAACAGCTGGCAGGGGGAGGGAGGAAGCGTTCCAGGTAGTGCCTTTGGGAAAAGGCAGATATTTGTTAGATTCGCGGGCTGTGATTTAAGGTGCAGGTGGTGCGATTCCAGGAAGTACATAGATGCTTCAAGGGTTTCCCGTTGGAGATATGAGATAGAGCCCTTCACGGGAAGATTTGAATACAAACCGAACCCCGCGAGTCTAGAGGATGTTGAGAGGATAATAATTCGCCTAGATACGGGGGATATACACTCGATAAGCTACACGGGTGGTGAGCCAACCCTTCAGATAAATGCTTTGAAAGCTTTGATGACGAGAATGAAGGAGCTCGGCTTTGATAATTTTTTGGAAACCCATGGGGGTCTTCCAGAGGCAATAAGAGAGGTCGCAGATATTACGGACTATGCAAGCGTTGATATAAAGGACGAGAGCGCGAAGGCAGCGAAAGATTGGAGGGGATTGGTGCTCAGAGAAGTTGAAAGCATAAGGATACTTAAGGATGCAGGGGCTGAAGTTTACGCTAAGCTCGTTGTGACGAATGAGACAAAACTAGAAAACGTTCGCTGGTACGCTGAACTGCTGAAGGGTCTTGCTCCTCTAGCCATACAACCTAAGGAACCCATCGACATCTCCATGATTAAGCTTATGGATATTTACAGGGTTGCGGCGGAGATCCTTGGAAAGAAGAACGTTGGTCTTAGCTTTCAGGTTCATAAATACCTAAACGTCCTTTAA
- the cysS gene encoding cysteine--tRNA ligase produces MVLKVYNTLTRQKEEFKPLREGEIRMYVCGPTVYDYPHLGHARTYIAFDVIRRYLEHKGFTVLMVMNFTDIDDKIIRRANETGENPKELAEKFIRIFLEDMQALKVKPADIYPRVTEHIEDIIKFIEKLKEKGYAYEGSDGIYFEVQKFKEYGKLSGVKVEELRKGARVEPGEGKKNPEDFALWKKAKPGEPKWESPWGEGRPGWHIECSVMSSKYLGERFDIHGGGNDLIFPHHENEIAQSEACFGHEWVHYWLHTGFVMVKGEKMSKSLGNFVTVRELLQRYSPEVIRFFVLQKHYRSPLDYTEEGLKHAKNNLERLYNALENIRVAMERAEISYTWGEEEFEAYEAIMEGRRKFYEAMDDDFNTAEALKAVFEVANAVNKYLTEVERPKESILRKAWEFFRIVSEVFGIFEDYFKEEKKGEEEELIRLLVEVRAQLRKEKRYDLADKIREELRKLGIQLEDKGGETIWKRIKV; encoded by the coding sequence ATGGTTTTGAAGGTTTACAATACCCTAACCAGACAGAAGGAGGAGTTTAAGCCTCTCAGAGAAGGGGAGATACGGATGTACGTTTGCGGTCCGACTGTTTATGATTACCCCCATTTGGGTCACGCAAGGACGTACATAGCATTTGACGTAATAAGAAGGTACCTAGAGCACAAGGGATTCACTGTTCTGATGGTCATGAACTTCACGGATATAGATGACAAGATAATCAGGAGGGCCAATGAAACAGGAGAGAACCCAAAGGAACTTGCCGAAAAGTTCATAAGGATATTTTTAGAGGATATGCAGGCCCTAAAGGTTAAGCCGGCTGATATTTATCCCAGGGTCACGGAGCATATTGAGGATATAATAAAGTTTATCGAAAAGCTCAAGGAGAAAGGCTACGCTTACGAGGGAAGCGACGGCATCTATTTTGAAGTCCAGAAGTTCAAGGAGTACGGGAAGCTGAGCGGAGTTAAAGTAGAGGAGCTGAGGAAAGGAGCCAGAGTCGAGCCCGGTGAAGGTAAAAAGAACCCCGAAGACTTTGCACTATGGAAGAAGGCCAAGCCGGGAGAACCCAAATGGGAAAGCCCCTGGGGCGAAGGAAGGCCGGGATGGCATATCGAATGTTCAGTAATGAGCAGCAAGTACCTAGGTGAAAGGTTTGACATTCATGGGGGAGGAAACGACTTAATTTTCCCACACCATGAGAACGAGATAGCTCAGAGCGAGGCCTGCTTTGGCCATGAATGGGTTCACTACTGGCTCCACACGGGCTTCGTAATGGTTAAAGGAGAGAAAATGAGTAAAAGTTTGGGCAATTTCGTCACGGTGAGGGAGTTATTGCAGAGGTATAGCCCAGAGGTTATAAGGTTCTTCGTTCTCCAAAAGCACTACCGCTCTCCCCTCGACTACACCGAGGAAGGATTAAAACATGCGAAGAACAACTTGGAGAGACTTTATAATGCCCTCGAAAACATCAGGGTGGCAATGGAGAGAGCTGAGATAAGCTACACCTGGGGAGAAGAAGAATTTGAGGCTTACGAGGCAATTATGGAAGGAAGGAGAAAGTTCTACGAGGCCATGGATGATGACTTTAATACAGCGGAAGCACTGAAGGCCGTATTTGAAGTAGCTAACGCGGTTAACAAGTATCTAACCGAAGTTGAAAGGCCCAAGGAATCAATATTAAGAAAAGCTTGGGAATTCTTTAGGATCGTCAGCGAAGTTTTCGGGATATTCGAGGACTACTTTAAGGAAGAGAAGAAAGGGGAGGAGGAAGAGCTTATCAGGCTACTAGTGGAGGTTAGGGCCCAGCTCAGGAAGGAGAAGAGATATGATCTCGCGGACAAAATAAGGGAAGAGCTCAGGAAGCTTGGAATACAGCTTGAAGACAAGGGCGGAGAAACTATCTGGAAGAGAATAAAGGTTTAA
- a CDS encoding Lrp/AsnC family transcriptional regulator — MVTAFILMVTAAGKEREVMEKLLAMPEVKEAYVVYGEYDLIVKVETDTLKDLDQFITEKIRKMPEIQMTSTMIAI; from the coding sequence ATGGTGACGGCTTTTATCCTGATGGTGACCGCGGCCGGTAAGGAAAGGGAAGTTATGGAAAAGCTTCTAGCAATGCCGGAGGTTAAGGAGGCTTACGTAGTGTACGGTGAATATGATCTAATTGTCAAGGTTGAAACCGACACCCTCAAAGATCTTGATCAGTTCATAACTGAAAAGATAAGAAAGATGCCAGAGATACAGATGACTTCTACCATGATTGCCATCTGA
- a CDS encoding TIGR00153 family protein, translating to MQVWTRLFAKSPFKPLIKHAEVVVEAVETLEKALDLWAQGNYEEMRKYAIEVDRLEDVADRIKMELRNSITSKLLMPVQRTDILEYLHMQDKVADAAEDTAKWLLVKKEINVPQEIKELILKMGRESIKAAKLVYEAIRQMDTVVESGFSDVEIEKEYEIIKQIEEVENKIDGLDTRLMELVLNNNLNWIDGLYILNIARTLSNISDKAKDAAERIRIMMNK from the coding sequence ATGCAAGTATGGACTAGATTATTTGCAAAGAGCCCATTTAAGCCCCTGATAAAGCACGCAGAAGTTGTAGTGGAGGCCGTGGAGACACTAGAAAAAGCTCTTGATCTGTGGGCCCAGGGAAACTATGAAGAGATGAGAAAGTATGCGATTGAAGTAGATAGGCTTGAAGACGTCGCTGACAGGATAAAAATGGAGCTCAGGAATAGTATCACGTCAAAATTGCTAATGCCCGTTCAGAGAACCGATATTCTTGAATATCTTCACATGCAGGATAAGGTTGCCGATGCTGCGGAGGATACTGCCAAGTGGTTACTAGTGAAGAAAGAGATAAATGTGCCTCAGGAAATAAAGGAACTTATCTTGAAGATGGGTAGGGAAAGCATTAAAGCTGCAAAGCTAGTTTACGAAGCAATTAGGCAGATGGACACGGTTGTTGAAAGCGGATTTTCCGATGTGGAAATAGAAAAGGAATATGAGATAATAAAACAGATAGAAGAAGTTGAAAACAAAATTGATGGTCTCGATACTAGGCTCATGGAACTCGTGTTGAATAACAACTTAAACTGGATAGATGGTCTTTACATCCTCAATATAGCAAGAACTCTCAGCAACATCTCAGATAAAGCAAAAGACGCCGCAGAAAGAATAAGAATAATGATGAACAAGTGA
- a CDS encoding inorganic phosphate transporter yields MVADPWVFFTIILGLAMAWAIGANDAANSMSTAVGAGAITPKQAVLIAGVLEFTGAYFFGKSVTETIRKGIIDPSKINDPNVLIYGSIAALLGATIWLIIATKYGLPVSTTHSIIGGIVGYGIVYGGTSIVNWGKVAKVVMSWVLSPIVGAIFAFIVFKALSKTVLQSKDPIKSAKRWSPFWIGLAFVVIGTMFYLKVLHGESLFIGFVKFGIPAGIVTFIMVSLILRARFPNVDPYLGAEIIFRKVQVITSAYVALAHGANDVANAIGPVAAVYTIATMGMAGAKVPVPKWILALGGLGIAIGVATYGYRVMETVGKKITELTNTRGFTIDFSAATVVLIASWLGMPISTTHTVVGAVIGVGLARGIKAINKDIVKDIVISWFVTVPTAGVISAIIFKALMVIVG; encoded by the coding sequence ATGGTCGCGGATCCTTGGGTGTTTTTCACGATAATTCTAGGACTGGCTATGGCGTGGGCGATCGGGGCAAATGATGCCGCAAATTCAATGAGTACCGCTGTTGGAGCAGGTGCAATAACACCAAAGCAGGCAGTTTTAATTGCGGGAGTGTTAGAATTCACTGGAGCCTATTTTTTCGGCAAGAGCGTTACGGAAACTATAAGGAAAGGAATAATTGATCCTTCAAAGATCAATGACCCAAACGTTCTGATTTATGGGTCAATAGCAGCGCTCTTAGGAGCAACAATATGGCTTATAATTGCAACAAAGTACGGCCTTCCCGTATCAACAACGCATTCAATTATCGGGGGAATAGTGGGTTACGGAATCGTATACGGGGGAACGTCAATAGTCAACTGGGGCAAAGTGGCCAAGGTTGTCATGAGTTGGGTCCTTTCCCCAATAGTAGGGGCAATCTTTGCTTTTATTGTATTCAAAGCGCTCAGCAAAACGGTTCTTCAGAGTAAGGATCCAATAAAAAGTGCAAAGAGATGGTCTCCGTTCTGGATAGGGTTGGCCTTTGTTGTCATAGGAACGATGTTCTATCTTAAGGTTCTGCATGGAGAATCACTTTTTATTGGATTTGTTAAGTTTGGAATTCCTGCGGGAATTGTAACATTCATCATGGTGTCCCTAATCTTAAGAGCTAGATTTCCAAACGTCGATCCGTATCTCGGAGCTGAGATCATATTTAGGAAAGTTCAGGTAATAACATCAGCTTATGTTGCACTAGCCCATGGGGCAAATGATGTCGCTAATGCCATAGGACCTGTTGCTGCTGTGTACACTATAGCGACAATGGGAATGGCAGGAGCGAAAGTTCCGGTTCCCAAGTGGATACTAGCCCTAGGTGGTCTCGGAATAGCAATTGGCGTAGCAACTTACGGTTACAGAGTGATGGAGACCGTTGGAAAGAAAATTACAGAGCTCACAAATACAAGAGGATTCACGATAGATTTCTCTGCAGCTACCGTTGTCCTAATAGCAAGCTGGCTTGGAATGCCGATCTCAACGACCCATACCGTAGTTGGGGCTGTCATTGGGGTTGGACTTGCTAGGGGAATAAAGGCAATAAACAAGGATATAGTGAAAGATATAGTGATCTCGTGGTTCGTTACCGTTCCCACTGCGGGGGTAATTTCAGCGATAATTTTCAAAGCCCTGATGGTGATCGTGGGGTGA
- a CDS encoding metallophosphoesterase, producing the protein MELFLYSFEFESPQGKTLIFADPHLGFEPFRGINVRSRFERKLAKFIISEDPDLVIILGDVKEDLSLREYTRRVLLEFFSMLKDYRIIITKGNHDGRIEEVTEKFDNVSVVEYYLLNETLFMHGHRSLPDVKFKRAFLGHIHPTAIISLRGVKRRVKCFVKAGNFIILPTINPFFEGMDIREGIRLIPFLRDVKVVDLLIPPSIHINGYSI; encoded by the coding sequence ATGGAGCTTTTCTTATATTCTTTTGAATTTGAAAGCCCTCAAGGCAAAACCCTTATTTTTGCGGATCCTCACCTCGGATTTGAGCCATTTAGGGGGATAAACGTCAGGAGTAGGTTTGAGAGGAAACTTGCGAAATTCATAATTTCTGAGGATCCTGATCTCGTTATTATCCTTGGGGATGTCAAAGAAGATCTGAGCCTTAGAGAGTACACGCGGAGAGTACTGCTAGAGTTTTTCAGCATGCTGAAAGATTACAGGATCATAATAACGAAAGGAAACCACGACGGTAGGATTGAGGAGGTAACGGAAAAGTTCGATAATGTATCTGTCGTTGAGTACTACTTGCTAAATGAGACACTTTTTATGCATGGTCATAGATCCCTACCGGATGTGAAGTTCAAGAGGGCCTTCCTGGGACATATCCATCCAACTGCAATTATTTCTCTGAGAGGAGTTAAGAGAAGAGTAAAGTGCTTTGTTAAAGCTGGGAATTTTATAATCCTACCTACGATAAACCCATTCTTCGAGGGAATGGATATAAGGGAAGGAATAAGACTGATTCCGTTCCTTAGGGATGTAAAGGTTGTAGACTTGTTGATTCCTCCATCTATCCACATAAACGGATATTCTATATAG
- a CDS encoding nitrilase — protein MVKVGFVQMNPELLSLDKNYSKAEKLIREAKKLGAQLVVLPELFDTGYNFETREEVFEVAQPIPEGETTSFLMDVAWDLEIYIIAGTAEKDGRNLYNSAVVVGPRGYLGKYRKVHLFYREKYFFEPGNLGFRVFDLGFLKVGVMICFDWFFPESARTLALKGADVIAHPANLVMPYAPRAMPIRALENRVYTITADRVGEERGLKFIGKSLIASPRAEILAMASETEEEVGVVDIDLSIARNKRLNELNDIFKDRRPDYYFI, from the coding sequence ATGGTTAAGGTTGGGTTTGTCCAAATGAATCCTGAGCTTTTATCCCTCGATAAGAACTACTCCAAGGCCGAGAAACTAATAAGAGAGGCAAAGAAATTAGGAGCCCAATTAGTCGTATTGCCTGAATTGTTTGACACTGGATACAACTTTGAGACTAGAGAGGAGGTTTTTGAAGTTGCCCAGCCAATTCCTGAGGGAGAAACTACAAGTTTTCTCATGGATGTTGCCTGGGATCTGGAGATATATATTATAGCTGGTACTGCAGAGAAAGATGGAAGGAATCTATACAATTCTGCAGTCGTGGTTGGTCCAAGAGGATATCTTGGAAAATATAGGAAAGTTCACTTGTTTTATCGGGAAAAGTACTTTTTCGAGCCCGGGAATCTCGGATTTCGAGTGTTTGATCTCGGCTTCTTAAAGGTAGGAGTCATGATATGTTTCGACTGGTTCTTTCCCGAATCTGCTCGAACACTTGCGCTGAAAGGGGCAGATGTCATAGCACATCCCGCTAACCTGGTAATGCCCTATGCCCCAAGGGCCATGCCCATTAGGGCACTAGAAAATAGAGTGTACACAATAACTGCCGACAGGGTTGGCGAAGAGAGGGGTCTTAAGTTCATTGGCAAGAGCCTAATAGCCTCTCCCAGAGCGGAAATCCTTGCCATGGCTTCTGAAACTGAGGAAGAGGTTGGGGTTGTCGATATAGACCTAAGCATTGCGAGGAACAAAAGGCTCAACGAGCTTAACGATATATTCAAGGACAGGAGACCAGACTATTATTTCATCTAA
- a CDS encoding aromatic amino acid transport family protein codes for MKKSEALAILVGTQIGAGVLGLPYAASEVGLVPALAVLIGVMLLMLFTAYIVLDLSAKMNGAQMSTIAQRVLGKPGGWIMLISITIMSFGALLAYISGMGGVLNGLFGINEKLGAVLFWLFASLIVYVGIEMSGKSELAMSLAMLVLFLLVAILLLPKGDIHKAMYFNREGLWKIIGVSIFALGCHSIIPDVYKSLGNYREMKKIVLLAFLIPTAVYALFMTSFLIVFGKETPQIATQALASLYGSFGNIVGNLIPLFAITTSYIGIALAQLSNLQEFLKLPRNVAFTLTVVPPLVVYLLGMGDFVSVLGIAGDTGDLMAFIILPIVIYITTRLLPIGSEEAEAT; via the coding sequence ATGAAGAAGAGCGAAGCTCTTGCTATATTAGTAGGAACGCAAATTGGGGCGGGAGTTTTAGGTTTACCCTATGCAGCGAGCGAAGTTGGGTTAGTTCCTGCTTTAGCAGTTTTAATTGGAGTAATGCTTCTCATGCTGTTCACGGCTTATATAGTCCTTGACCTCTCCGCGAAGATGAATGGGGCCCAAATGAGCACAATAGCTCAGAGAGTGCTAGGTAAGCCCGGTGGGTGGATAATGCTTATCAGCATTACTATAATGAGCTTTGGAGCTCTACTCGCCTACATCTCAGGGATGGGTGGAGTTCTAAATGGACTCTTTGGGATTAATGAGAAGCTCGGTGCAGTGCTGTTCTGGCTCTTTGCGAGCTTGATAGTGTACGTTGGGATAGAAATGAGCGGGAAGAGTGAACTCGCAATGAGCTTGGCTATGTTGGTGCTCTTTCTTCTTGTGGCAATCCTACTGCTACCGAAGGGTGATATTCATAAGGCGATGTACTTCAACCGTGAGGGCCTTTGGAAAATCATAGGAGTTTCGATATTTGCCCTAGGGTGCCACAGTATAATTCCCGATGTCTACAAATCCTTGGGCAACTATAGAGAAATGAAGAAGATTGTCTTGTTAGCATTCCTAATACCAACAGCTGTGTATGCACTGTTTATGACATCCTTCCTAATAGTGTTTGGAAAGGAAACTCCTCAAATAGCCACTCAGGCACTAGCCTCACTGTACGGTAGCTTTGGGAATATAGTGGGCAATCTCATCCCCCTCTTTGCTATCACAACAAGCTACATAGGTATAGCCCTTGCCCAGTTAAGCAACCTCCAAGAATTCCTTAAGCTTCCTAGGAATGTTGCCTTCACCCTTACCGTTGTTCCTCCTCTGGTAGTGTACCTCTTGGGAATGGGGGACTTCGTCAGTGTGCTTGGAATTGCAGGAGATACTGGAGATTTAATGGCATTCATAATCCTTCCAATAGTGATTTATATAACAACCAGACTACTGCCAATAGGGAGTGAGGAAGCTGAAGCTACTTGA
- the trm14 gene encoding tRNA (guanine(6)-N2)-methyltransferase has protein sequence MEIIATTAQGIEDITKREVEKILSKFNVTHKVKERPLGITGRIFIRAEEKWYVDEKGRKRQLSIPEILIENSRTIHRVMVLLYMGHAKSLEDIEEATSQVEVEEYLKRKESFAVRAERLGEHEFTSIDIAKVVGKIIQNKTDAIVNLDYPSVIFRAELIGRTFILGIDVTGDHSLHRRPWRVYDHPAHLKASIANALIELAEPEGTFIDPFCGSGTIPIELALRGYEDRIICLEKFKKHLIGAKMNALSAGVYNKIEFILGDATKLSSYVDSINTVVSNLPYGLKIGRKSMIPELYMKFFSELAKVLDGRGVFITTEKREIERAIEENGFRVVHHRIIGHGGLNVHCYVVK, from the coding sequence ATGGAGATAATAGCAACTACAGCTCAAGGCATCGAAGACATAACTAAAAGAGAAGTGGAAAAGATACTCTCGAAATTCAATGTTACCCATAAAGTAAAAGAAAGACCTTTGGGAATAACAGGGAGAATATTCATAAGAGCAGAAGAAAAATGGTACGTAGACGAGAAGGGACGGAAAAGACAACTAAGCATACCAGAAATTCTGATTGAAAATTCTCGAACAATACATAGAGTTATGGTTTTACTGTACATGGGGCATGCTAAATCCTTGGAAGATATAGAAGAGGCCACAAGCCAGGTAGAGGTTGAAGAGTACTTGAAAAGGAAAGAAAGCTTTGCAGTTAGAGCGGAACGTCTTGGGGAACATGAATTTACAAGCATTGATATAGCAAAAGTCGTTGGAAAAATCATTCAAAATAAAACTGATGCAATTGTGAACTTAGATTATCCTTCCGTAATATTCAGGGCTGAACTTATTGGAAGAACTTTTATCTTGGGGATAGATGTTACGGGGGATCATTCTCTCCACAGAAGACCATGGCGTGTCTATGATCACCCAGCTCACCTAAAGGCAAGCATTGCAAACGCATTAATTGAGTTAGCAGAACCTGAAGGCACATTTATAGATCCATTCTGTGGCTCTGGAACGATACCTATAGAGCTAGCACTGAGGGGATATGAAGATAGGATAATATGCCTTGAGAAATTTAAAAAGCATCTAATTGGAGCAAAAATGAACGCCCTTTCAGCAGGCGTTTACAACAAAATTGAATTTATCTTGGGTGATGCAACCAAGCTCAGCTCGTACGTTGATAGTATTAATACCGTCGTAAGCAATCTCCCGTATGGCCTGAAGATAGGTAGGAAAAGCATGATCCCAGAGCTCTATATGAAGTTCTTCTCTGAGCTGGCAAAGGTTCTTGATGGGAGAGGGGTCTTCATAACAACTGAAAAGAGGGAAATTGAAAGGGCTATAGAGGAGAACGGTTTCAGAGTTGTTCACCATAGGATCATAGGACACGGAGGGTTAAATGTTCACTGCTACGTAGTCAAGTAG
- a CDS encoding GTPase, whose product MKQKKAWRVVKEVIKEADIILEVVDARDPIGTRNRKLEKMIIESGKKLLIVMNKADLVPKEWAEEYKKKSKIPVIFISARNRKGTGILRKELKKIAKGINKEKVKVALIGYPNVGKSTIINVLKGKHAVGTAPIPGYTKGKQLIRLTKRLWLLDTPGVVPIDDFDELVIKGGFPADKIRDPVSPALKLIRRILETRKEALTEKFGIREFKNEEDILRKIGERRGLFREGGEVDIEETARWFLREWQTGRFTLFSLEPEKKEEYIQSFDEILEKIQKEGLTEPRIILWKFKEELWEYLGKEKRFGMIKVGDFIVAIATGFKKCPNAVKFVEKITEKNVLTSECFGKKWKGVVAVLEA is encoded by the coding sequence ATGAAGCAGAAAAAAGCTTGGAGGGTAGTCAAGGAAGTAATAAAAGAAGCCGATATCATACTGGAAGTTGTTGATGCTAGGGATCCAATAGGAACAAGAAACAGGAAATTAGAAAAGATGATTATTGAAAGTGGTAAGAAATTGCTAATTGTAATGAACAAAGCTGACTTAGTTCCTAAAGAATGGGCGGAAGAATACAAGAAAAAAAGTAAAATCCCAGTAATTTTTATATCGGCAAGAAACAGGAAAGGGACTGGAATTCTTAGGAAAGAGTTGAAGAAAATAGCAAAAGGGATAAACAAAGAGAAAGTAAAAGTTGCTCTGATAGGTTATCCAAATGTTGGTAAGAGCACAATCATCAACGTGCTTAAGGGCAAACATGCAGTTGGAACGGCCCCTATCCCAGGATATACAAAAGGCAAACAACTAATTAGACTAACAAAAAGACTATGGCTATTGGACACACCAGGAGTTGTTCCAATAGATGACTTCGATGAACTCGTGATAAAGGGAGGATTTCCAGCAGATAAAATTAGAGATCCTGTTTCACCGGCATTAAAGCTCATAAGGAGGATTCTAGAGACAAGAAAGGAAGCATTGACTGAAAAATTCGGAATAAGGGAGTTTAAAAATGAAGAAGACATTTTAAGGAAAATTGGAGAAAGGAGAGGATTGTTCAGAGAAGGAGGTGAAGTTGACATAGAAGAAACAGCTAGATGGTTCCTTAGAGAATGGCAAACAGGGAGATTCACACTCTTTAGCTTAGAGCCTGAAAAGAAAGAAGAGTACATACAGAGCTTTGATGAGATACTTGAGAAGATACAGAAAGAGGGATTAACCGAACCAAGAATTATTTTATGGAAATTTAAAGAAGAACTCTGGGAATACCTGGGAAAGGAAAAAAGATTTGGAATGATTAAAGTAGGAGATTTCATAGTCGCAATAGCGACAGGCTTTAAAAAGTGTCCAAATGCCGTAAAGTTTGTAGAGAAGATTACGGAGAAAAATGTTCTCACAAGTGAGTGTTTTGGAAAGAAATGGAAAGGAGTAGTAGCTGTACTGGAGGCTTAA
- a CDS encoding TIGR04076 family protein: MERLVAKVVKIRGKCPVFKLGDKIVIEGPKVVLEETDAICTHAFASLLPYIVALRKGIKPHELGLGKGEKAYVQCLDPGPPYTDGGTVIFEITVIRDEAEKSLEGSQGSNKRSRYHTGSC; encoded by the coding sequence ATGGAGAGGCTAGTAGCAAAAGTCGTTAAGATTAGAGGAAAGTGTCCAGTCTTTAAATTGGGAGATAAGATAGTTATAGAGGGACCTAAAGTGGTACTAGAGGAGACGGACGCTATATGCACCCATGCATTTGCTTCGTTGCTTCCTTACATAGTTGCATTAAGGAAAGGAATTAAACCGCATGAACTTGGATTGGGAAAGGGCGAAAAAGCGTACGTTCAGTGCTTAGACCCTGGCCCTCCATATACTGATGGTGGAACTGTGATATTTGAGATAACGGTGATCAGAGATGAAGCAGAAAAAAGCTTGGAGGGTAGTCAAGGAAGTAATAAAAGAAGCCGATATCATACTGGAAGTTGTTGA